A single region of the Neodiprion pinetum isolate iyNeoPine1 chromosome 5, iyNeoPine1.2, whole genome shotgun sequence genome encodes:
- the LOC124218887 gene encoding uncharacterized protein, with protein MYFVAFCEDWCSTVAKSWVDEDTKLIKRPPQNENATTACKRRIDPKSNWLQIKYTRLLGPYKTFDTARQVEMAAVHLATSDETTVLNIDDKENNPSKRTRQLLLRYQKSEESSDDNEEEKDNNQKNKSLPEKNFDYKSNKIVADSDDLLETQPLDYSDFFDGEEYNNLREHETSNKKILVTSIETVKLPFVLAEADKSSQAPQHIFIKKNNGSNDDAKNNNSTQLDNASKDKMPNEIIHQKNSEKKQWLLTIMQLSLVLRDKNKLLPTNLMRQFVPAVTKLIELRKVADGKKHVRDVLAFILDNNFSCKLSWSG; from the exons atgTATTTCGTTGCTTTTTGTGAGGATTGGTGTTCGACGGTAGCGAAAAGTTGGGTAGATGAAGATACAAAACTAATTAAACGGCCTCCTCAAAACGAAAATGCGACAACTGCTTGTAAAAGAAGAATAGACCCCAAGAGTAACTGGCTGCAGATAAAATATACAAGGCTGCTTGGACCATACA AAACCTTTGATACGGCAAGACAAGTAGAAATGGCTGCTGTTCATTTGGCAACAAGTGACGAAACTACCGTTCTGAATATTGATGACAAGGAAAATAATCCGTCAAAGCGTACGAGGCAACTACTGTTACGTTATCAAAAATCCGAGGAGTCGAGCGACGATAATGAAGAAG agaaagataataaccaaaaaaataagagCCTTCCtgaaaagaattttgactatAAGTCCAATAAAATCGTTGCCGATTCTGATGATTTGTTAGAAACTCAGCCCTTAGATTATAGTGATTTCTTCGACGGTGAAGAATACAATAATTTAAGAGAACACGAAACGAGCAATAAAAAGATATTGGTGACTAGTATTGAAACCGTTA AATTACCCTTTGTTCTTGCTGAAGCTGATAAAAGTTCTCAAGCTCCacaacatatttttattaagaaaaataatggaaGTAATGACGATGCCAAGAACAATAATTCAACTCAACTAGACAATGCTTCCAAAGACAAGATGCCTAATGAGATCATACATCAgaaaaacagtgaaaaaaaacagtgGTTACTAACAATAATGCAACTCAGCCTGGTTCTGAGGGACAAAAACAAACTGCTGCCAACCAATTTGATGCGCCAGTTTGTCCCTGCTGTC acaAAACTTATTGAACTTAGAAAAGTAGCTGATGGAAAAAAACACGTCCGGGACGTATTAGCATTTATTTTAGATAATAACTTCAGTTGTAAACTGTCCTGGagcggttaa
- the LOC138191038 gene encoding uncharacterized protein encodes MSNEGGQKEGAKREEEEKKKGRPGAVAALGRDRRHSLGSATTVLDLWKRKREEEGEKGEEDADEIQERERVFGKSRKVHRSPEGKTGEEGKAEGGSIQDMLRLIREELKIGLEEVKGQGRGIREEMEKIEGKMTRRKEQWEVERREMKEMMRDLGKRLEEVDERRGGEMERVKERLVELEKKSAEGCGERQGQGNAEVAQVTVDRLKEMEWAIERKEREERRGNIVFRGAKIEKGREKEGLKKIMQVIGVEVEVKDMWEVSAKKGAEKGIWIARLGIGSKRVR; translated from the coding sequence ATGAGCAACGAGGGTGGCCAAAAAGAAGGGgcgaaaagagaagaagaggagaaaaagaaaggtagACCGGGTGCAGTAGCAGCGTTAGGGAGGGATAGGAGGCATAGCCTGGGATCGGCGACGACGGTGCTAGATTTATGGAAGAGAAAGCGGGAGGAGGAAGGGGAAAAAGGGGAGGAGGATGCAGATGAGATacaggaaagagaaagagtatTTGGAAAAAGCAGGAAAGTGCACCGGTCGCCGGAGGGCAAGACAGGTGAGGAAGGGAAGGCAGAGGGAGGGAGTATACAGGATATGCTAAGGCTGATTAGGGAAGAGTTGAAGATAGGTCTAGAGGAGGTcaaagggcagggaagggggatcagggaagaaatggaaaagattGAAGGGAAAATGACTAGAAGGAAAGAGCAGTGGGAAGTAGAGAGGAGGGAGATGAAGGAAATGATGAGGGACCTAGGTAAGAGACTAGAAGAGGTGGACGAGCGGAGAGGGGGGGAGATGGAAAGGGTAAAGGAGAGGCTGGTAGAATTAGAAAAGAAGAGTGCAGAGGGCTGTGGGGAGAGGCAGGGACAGGGGAATGCGGAAGTGGCGCAGGTAACAGTAGATAGGTTAAAAGAGATGGAGTGGGCcatagagaggaaagaaagggaagaaagaaGGGGAAATATAGTATTCAGAGGGGCGAAAATAGAGAagggaagagaaaaggaagggTTGAAAAAGATTATGCAGGTGATAGGGGTAGAGGTCGAGGTAAAGGATATGTGGGAGGTAAGCGCGAAAAAGGGGGCAGAAAAGGGGATATGGATAGCAAGGCTAGGAATAGGGAGCAAAAGAGTCAGGTAA